A single genomic interval of Trachemys scripta elegans isolate TJP31775 chromosome 3, CAS_Tse_1.0, whole genome shotgun sequence harbors:
- the LOC117875590 gene encoding left-right determination factor 2-like: MSVRLGWMVCVLCLATTASGLTQKKLKEALLEKLGLSEVPKLQKRDLVNLVIPDHIRNKYISMLRSHRVKRRALPSLAGILRGIPGNADIAGEVLYSDTTRQNLVFDMEGRIPENSEVTMAELKLFKKPLNRTNMPTTKQSHRPVTNARVSVYWVQIQADGTNRTSLIDSRLVPIMESGWRNFDVTQAVHYWLKAKKPGPMLLEIWIEGERLGSYASEMAKVVRFTSQDPLDKALGKPELVLYTLNLEEYGGPGDCKEESMMKKPICCRQEHYINFRELTWTQYWIIEPAGYQAYLCMGGCVQAKGLLRRFGYGERTCAVVESSPLPMMYLVKKGNYTEIEVAEFPNMIVEKCGCVMDNIAVV; encoded by the exons ATGAGTGTGAGGCTTGGCTGGATGGTCTGTGTACTCTGCCTAGCCACCACTGCCAGTGGATTAACCCAGAAAAAGCTGAAGGAGGCTTTGCTGGAGAAACTGGGGCTTTCTGAGGTTCCAAAACTTCAGAAGAGAGACCTAGTGAATCTAGTTATCCCAGATCACATAAGGAACAAATATATCTCCATGTTGAGGAGCCACAGAGTGAAGAGAAGAGCCTTGCCAAGTTTGGCTGGCATCCTGAGAGGAATCCCGGGCAATGCAG ATATTGCAGGAGAAGTTCTCTATTCTGATACCACACGCCAGAATCTGGTCTTTGACATGGAAGGGAGAATACCTGAAAACAGTGAAGTGACCATGGCTGAACTAAAACTTTTCAAAAAGCCCCTGAACAGAACGAACATGCCTACAACCAAGCAATCTCACAGGCCAGTCACTAATGCCAGAGTCAGCGTGTACTGGGTGCAGATCCAAGCTGACGGCACCAACAGGACTTCCCTAATTGATTCCAG GTTGGTTCCAATAATGGAATCTGGTTGGAGGAATTTTGATGTGACCCAGGCTGTACATTACTGGCTAAAAGCCAAGAAGCCGGGACCAATGCTTCTGGAGATTTGGATTGAAGGAGAAAGGCTAGGCAGCTATGCCTCAGAAATGGCCAAAGTCGTGCGGTTTACCTCTCAGGATCCTTTGGATAAAGCCCTGGGCAAACCCGAGTTGGTACTTTATACCCTCAACCTGGAAGAATATGG GGGGCCTGGAGACTGCAAGGAGGAAAGCATGATGAAGAAACCCATCTGCTGCCGGCAGGAACACTACATCAACTTCCGAGAGCTGACCTGGACTCAGTACTGGATTATTGAGCCTGCGGGGTACCAGGCCTACCTCTGCAtggggggctgtgtgcaggccAAGGGCCTCTTGCGCCGCTTTGGCTATGGAGAAAGAACCTGTGCCGTGGTGGAGAGCTCCCCACTTCCCATGATGTACCTAGTCAAGAAGGGAAACTACACGGAAATCGAAGTGGCTGAATTTCCTAACATGATCGTAGAAAAATGTGGCTGCGTTATGGACAACATAGCAGTGGTGTAA